The following coding sequences lie in one Populus trichocarpa isolate Nisqually-1 chromosome 14, P.trichocarpa_v4.1, whole genome shotgun sequence genomic window:
- the LOC18105163 gene encoding uncharacterized protein LOC18105163 — MGTPSEMKPAYIATLEEDWKSLAEFYEKHKDRLLTPMPVSKDTAFHMAVYSEDEKLLKCLLDYAQDVPTSQDHKHPISITNVYGHTPLHLAASRGNSEAVKLLVEESKKILVGESENEKKDIMLMKNKFGETPLFRAAAFGQTKIVKYLTHQPAQIVNDELLLVHRQRNDGQSILHVAVLGENFETAVLLLELDKSLSKLTDSGGKTCLGLLAEIPSAFKSGHSMSIFSRYLYMCLPVQDECDGAINEETRRVREDPESGQRRNMNSRFSNHVHGVLEWINGSVCRFSFKGWPMVERIWENKRKHKFALRLAKMLIKSDVSWDQVIAVQGLYGASTGSPVSGPSHPLLTATKTGILEVVYEMLTEHPPSVDLLDKEGKNILHVAIMYRRKDIFNLIQSNRIISNRMSYGIGKDGYTLLHQVANNKYYSVGSKHGPALQLHEELKWFTRVEKVIPSYYAKLRDSKRKMTAEELFNYMHKKQLLAAQQWVKETAQSCSAVAVLVATIVFAAAYTVPGGSNDKGIPIFLHKNFFLFFTIMDVIALASSLTSVVMFLSILTSPFDYEDFRNSIPRKLTLGFTLLFFSVMATMLAFAATILLIVQSEKQLTASLISMAAFFPVSVFALMQFRLFAAFMRSTKGIRKAMSRSLPWFGAPSLFRKRKQRRHLFQKK, encoded by the exons ATGGGAACTCCTTCAGAAATGAAGCCAGCCTACATCGCAACCTTGGAGGAAGACTGGAAGAGCCTGGCTGAATTCTATGAGAAACATAAAGATCGCCTGTTGACTCCAATGCCAGTCTCCAAAGATACTGCATTTCATATGGCTGTCTACAGTGAAGATGAGAAATTGCTCAAGTGTCTTCTTGATTACGCACAGGATGTGCCTACGTCCCAGGATCATAAACATCCCATTAGTATTACAAATGTTTATGGACACACACCACTTCATTTAGCAGCCAGCAGAGGAAACTCTGAGGCAGTAAAGCTCTTGGTGGAGGAATCAAAGAAAATCCTTGTGGGTGAAtcagaaaatgagaaaaaagatataatgttgatgaaaaacaagttcGGCGAGACCCCTTTGTTTAGAGCTGCTGCGTTTGGTCAGACTAAAATAGTCAAGTATTTGACTCATCAACCTGCACAAATAGTCAATGATGAGCTTTTATTAGTTCATCGCCAAAGGAATGATGGACAATCTATTCTTCATGTTGCAGTCCTAGGGGAGAATTTTG AAACTGCTGTGCTGCTGTTAGAACTTGATAAATCACTTAGCAAGTTGACAGACAGCGGGGGGAAAACTTGTCTTGGTTTGTTGGCCGAGATACCTTCCGCTTTCAAGAGTGGACACTCTATGAGTATATTCAGCCGATACCTTTACATGT GTCTTCCGGTTCAAGATGAGTGTGATGGGGCCATCAATGAAGAAACCCGAAGAGTTCGGGAAGATCCGGAGAGTGGCCAAAGGAGGAATATGAATAGTCGATTTAGCAACCATGTCCACGGAG TGTTAGAATGGATCAACGGATCAGTCTGCAGATTCTCCTTCAAAG GGTGGCCGATGGTGGAAAGAATCTGGGAAAATAAGAGGAAGCATAAATTTGCCTTGCGACTGGCAAAAATGCTAATAAAGAGTGATGTTTCGTGGGATCAAGTTATTGCTGTACAGGGCCTGTATGGAGCTAGCACTGGATCCCCTGTCTCTGGTCCTTCGCATCCTTTGCTTACAGCAACAAAAACAGGAATACTAGAGGTTGTTTATGAAATGCTCACAGAGCATCCCCCGTCTGTTGATCTTCTTGACAAAGAAGGGAAGAACATATTGCATGTAGCTATAATGTACAGACGCAAGGATATTTTCAATCTTATACAGAGTAACCGGATAATATCGAATAGGATGAGCTATGGAATTGGCAAAGATGGCTACACATTGTTGCACCAAGTAGCAAACAACAAGTATTACTCTGTAGGAAGCAAGCATGGTCCTGCACTACAATTACACGAAGAGTTAAAATGGTTCACA CGTGTCGAGAAGGTCATCCCTTCTTATTATGCCAAGCTCCGCGACTCTAAGCGTAAAATGACTGCAGAGGAGCTCTTCAATTATATGCACAAAAAGCAACTCCTGGCCGCACAACAATGGGTCAAGGAAACTGCTCAGTCATGTTCAGCTGTAGCTGTTCTTGTTGCTACCATTGTCTTTGCTGCTGCCTACACTGTACCTGGTGGTTCAAATGATAAGGGCATTCCAATTTTCCTCCACAAaaactttttcttgtttttcaccaTCATGGATGTTATCGCCTTAGCAAGCTCCTTGACCTCAGTTGTGATGTTCCTCTCTATCCTCACTTCTCCTTTTGATTACGAAGATTTTCGTAACTCAATCCCTCGAAAATTGACTTTGGGATTCACTTTGCTCTTCTTCTCCGTGATGGCTACCATGCTTGCTTTCGCTGCCACCATTTTGCTCATCGTTCAATCAGAGAAACAATTGACAGCAAGTTTGATTTCAATGGCCGCATTTTTTCCCGTCTCCGTG